One Betaproteobacteria bacterium genomic window carries:
- a CDS encoding methyltransferase domain-containing protein, with the protein MTLPKAAAASLAVVIVCAAGPLAARDATVPNAVFQVAQAATPARTPDVIFVPTPQQVVDEMLKIANVKKGDVLYDLGSGDGRIVVTAAKRFGVRGAGIDIDPQRIAEANENAKKEGVTHLVTFKNIDLFTADFSDATVITLYLLPRLNVKLRPKLLNELKNGTRIVSHAFDMGEWQPEKHVKVDGRDVYFWTVNDAARKKFGKPSPEEK; encoded by the coding sequence ATGACCTTACCCAAAGCCGCGGCTGCGTCGTTGGCCGTCGTGATCGTGTGCGCTGCCGGACCGCTGGCGGCTCGAGACGCCACCGTCCCCAATGCGGTATTTCAGGTGGCGCAGGCTGCGACTCCTGCCCGCACGCCGGACGTGATCTTCGTGCCGACACCGCAGCAGGTGGTGGACGAGATGCTGAAGATCGCGAACGTGAAAAAGGGCGACGTGCTGTACGACCTCGGCTCGGGCGACGGGCGCATCGTCGTCACGGCCGCCAAGCGTTTCGGCGTGCGCGGCGCCGGCATCGACATCGATCCGCAGCGCATCGCCGAGGCCAACGAAAACGCGAAGAAGGAAGGCGTCACGCATCTAGTGACGTTCAAGAACATCGACTTGTTCACCGCCGATTTCAGCGATGCGACTGTCATTACGCTCTACCTGCTGCCGCGGCTGAACGTGAAGCTGCGCCCGAAGCTGCTGAACGAGCTGAAGAACGGCACGCGCATCGTGTCGCATGCCTTCGACATGGGCGAGTGGCAGCCGGAGAAGCACGTCAAGGTCGACGGCCGCGACGTCTATTTCTGGACCGTCAACGACGCTGCCCGCAAGAAGTTCGGCAAGCCGAGCCCCGAGGAGAAATAG
- a CDS encoding aminotransferase class V-fold PLP-dependent enzyme, whose product MPHDPRPPAPHTLLVHADADIDPDSSIAPPIYPSVTYRADSADEFRAMATEARYPRFYARYGSPTHARVEKLVSELEGAEAALVFSSGMAAISSAVLSLLEAGDHIVAQRSHYMGTTQLVSSVLARFGVESTIVEQTDTGAFASALRPETRLVLLESPSNPLLRLTDLAGVAAIARRRGIPTIADNTFATPINQTPLALGVDMVVHSATKFLGGHHDLLAGVVAGSRAAVERAWEMSIVLGGNLGAFEAWLLLRGLRTLGIRVERQNASAQAVAEFLERHPAVASVHYPGLPSHPQHALARSQMRAYGGVLSVVLREGAAAAQRFMQHTKLFAQAVSLGGIESLAMHAATTWSGTLSEEQARLSGVDPGLVRLSVGLEDASDLIADLDQALSQ is encoded by the coding sequence ATGCCGCACGACCCCCGCCCTCCTGCACCGCACACGCTGCTGGTGCATGCCGATGCCGATATCGATCCGGACAGCTCGATCGCGCCGCCCATCTACCCGAGCGTGACCTATCGCGCGGATAGCGCCGACGAGTTTCGCGCCATGGCGACCGAAGCGCGCTATCCGAGGTTCTACGCGCGCTACGGCTCACCCACCCACGCGCGGGTGGAAAAGCTCGTGAGCGAGCTCGAAGGCGCCGAAGCCGCGCTCGTGTTCTCTTCGGGTATGGCGGCCATTTCCAGTGCCGTGCTCTCGCTGCTCGAGGCGGGGGATCACATCGTCGCGCAGCGCTCGCACTACATGGGTACGACGCAGCTGGTGAGCTCGGTGCTCGCCCGCTTCGGCGTCGAGTCGACGATCGTGGAGCAAACCGATACGGGCGCGTTCGCATCCGCACTGCGTCCCGAAACGCGCCTCGTGCTGCTCGAATCGCCCTCCAACCCGCTGCTGCGGCTCACCGATCTGGCCGGGGTCGCCGCCATCGCGCGCCGGCGCGGCATCCCGACGATCGCGGACAACACGTTCGCGACTCCGATCAATCAAACGCCGCTTGCGCTCGGCGTCGACATGGTCGTGCACAGCGCCACCAAGTTCCTCGGTGGCCATCACGATCTGCTGGCCGGGGTGGTCGCCGGCTCGCGCGCCGCAGTGGAACGCGCCTGGGAGATGTCGATCGTGCTCGGCGGCAATCTCGGCGCCTTCGAAGCCTGGCTGCTGCTGCGGGGCCTGCGCACGCTCGGCATTCGCGTCGAGCGCCAGAACGCGAGCGCGCAGGCCGTTGCCGAATTCCTCGAGCGCCATCCGGCAGTCGCTTCGGTGCACTACCCGGGTCTGCCGAGCCATCCGCAGCATGCGCTCGCCCGCAGCCAGATGCGTGCTTACGGCGGCGTGCTGTCGGTCGTCCTGCGCGAAGGTGCGGCGGCGGCGCAACGGTTCATGCAACACACGAAGCTCTTCGCGCAGGCGGTGAGCCTGGGCGGCATTGAGTCGCTCGCGATGCACGCCGCGACGACCTGGAGCGGCACGCTCAGCGAGGAGCAAGCGCGCCTGTCGGGCGTCGATCCCGGGCTGGTGCGTCTGTCGGTGGGATTGGAGGATGCGTCCGACCTGATCGCGGATCTCGATCAGGCCTTGTCGCAGTAG
- the pyk gene encoding pyruvate kinase, whose product MILPPWHRTKIVCTLGPATDAPGVLGKLIAAGMDVARINMSHGSHAEHVARIRAVRLLGLRMEQPVAVLADLPGPKFRLGPIANGSRRLEEGAAISLASTAGDSEATLPVRNPELLHALRAGETVFLADGAVELRVTGRETDSVQCEVAIGGTVRSGSGINVPESRLEALIPTDDDRRHLAFALAQDVDWVGVSFVQSAEDIARVRACIDTEHPPLLMAKIEKRQALANLDAIVAAADGVMVARGDLGVETDLAHIAIVQKRIIAVANAQARPVVTATQMLESMIEHEHPTRAEVADVANAVLDGTDAVMLSGETAIGRHPVEAVAIMARVLRATEAQHPAAKVDRSGQIGNSIALAAAELAERMQARAVVATAHEFGVAAALASTRPQLPLVIVSDTQRCTRALALVRAVAPLQSGCDPRPDRNLTQARDWLYARRLARPGDKVVLLFASSSDQRDADTIQVAVLD is encoded by the coding sequence ATGATCCTGCCGCCCTGGCATCGCACGAAGATCGTTTGCACCCTGGGTCCTGCGACCGACGCGCCGGGTGTGCTGGGGAAGCTGATAGCGGCGGGGATGGACGTCGCGCGCATCAACATGTCGCACGGAAGCCACGCCGAGCACGTTGCCCGCATCCGGGCCGTGCGCCTGCTCGGACTGCGGATGGAACAACCGGTCGCGGTACTTGCCGATCTGCCGGGGCCCAAGTTCCGGCTCGGCCCGATCGCGAACGGCTCGCGCAGGCTGGAGGAAGGCGCGGCCATCTCGCTGGCGTCCACGGCGGGAGATTCCGAGGCCACGTTGCCCGTGCGCAACCCGGAACTGCTGCATGCGCTGCGCGCGGGCGAAACCGTCTTTCTCGCCGACGGCGCCGTGGAGCTGCGCGTTACCGGCCGCGAAACGGACTCGGTGCAATGTGAAGTCGCGATCGGCGGCACCGTGCGCTCGGGCTCCGGCATCAACGTTCCCGAGTCGCGGCTGGAAGCGCTGATCCCCACCGACGACGATCGCCGCCATCTCGCGTTCGCACTCGCGCAAGATGTCGATTGGGTAGGGGTCTCGTTCGTCCAGAGCGCCGAGGACATTGCACGCGTGCGCGCATGCATCGACACCGAGCATCCGCCGCTGCTCATGGCGAAGATCGAGAAACGGCAAGCGTTGGCGAACCTCGATGCCATCGTGGCGGCCGCCGATGGCGTGATGGTGGCGCGCGGCGACCTGGGCGTGGAGACCGACCTCGCGCACATCGCCATCGTGCAAAAGCGCATCATCGCCGTCGCCAATGCGCAGGCGCGCCCGGTTGTCACCGCCACGCAGATGCTCGAGTCCATGATCGAGCACGAGCACCCCACGCGCGCGGAAGTGGCCGACGTGGCGAATGCCGTGCTCGACGGCACCGACGCCGTCATGCTCTCGGGCGAGACGGCGATCGGCCGGCACCCGGTCGAGGCGGTCGCCATCATGGCACGCGTGTTGCGCGCAACCGAGGCGCAGCACCCGGCCGCCAAGGTCGATCGAAGCGGGCAGATCGGCAATTCGATCGCGCTCGCGGCAGCCGAGCTCGCGGAGCGGATGCAGGCACGCGCCGTGGTCGCAACCGCGCACGAATTCGGAGTCGCGGCGGCGCTTGCAAGCACGCGCCCGCAACTGCCGCTGGTGATCGTCTCGGATACGCAACGTTGCACGCGCGCACTGGCATTGGTCCGCGCTGTGGCGCCGCTGCAAAGCGGCTGCGACCCACGGCCAGATCGCAATCTCACGCAAGCGCGCGACTGGCTCTACGCACGGCGGCTCGCACGCCCTGGCGACAAGGTGGTGCTGCTGTTCGCGTCGAGCAGCGATCAGCGTGACGCCGACACGATCCAGGTCGCCGTACTGGACTGA
- a CDS encoding nuclease has translation MARVIPDGWRELDASGAAGRELQTLGQLAAGLSGDYTVYHGVHWTRVERGNYAIVGEIDFALVGPTGKVLLIEQKTGVLFETPRGLVKRRSGKEEEVPFQMARSAEALHARLRQVCKSEQVELDALLYCPDYTVKEPGSAGIDPARIVDAARKDRLLDTIRAILPATGEVLTAKARIHRFLSDTLELVPEVHAVVGEAAVLSTRLSGGLAHWARRLEFEPFRLRVIGTAGSGKTQLALAVYRDAVAQSRRPLYVCYNRPLADHVALIAPEGGEIATYHQLGDRIARTRGEPPDFRQPGAFAHLEALLDVHRPDAAQQYDELIVDEGQDFHAQWARNLLRFLRPGGRAWWLEDPMQNLYGRAPIPLEGWVTLRSRVNYRSPKDVLETLNRVLPLDHPLEAGSPLAGSEVDIATYADSRELIAKTISAVTRCIGLGFTRAHVAVVTYRGREHSQLASHDRLGPYRLRAPTGQYDLLGNATFTEGDVLIDSVHRFKGRASPCVVFTEIDFEALDDAAARRLFVGATRATMKLVLIVSERTAHLLQDRLPPTR, from the coding sequence ATGGCCAGGGTGATTCCCGACGGCTGGCGCGAGCTCGACGCCAGCGGTGCTGCCGGACGCGAGCTGCAGACGCTGGGGCAGCTCGCCGCGGGGCTGAGCGGCGACTACACCGTCTATCACGGCGTGCACTGGACGCGCGTCGAGCGTGGCAACTATGCGATCGTCGGCGAGATCGATTTCGCGCTCGTCGGCCCAACCGGCAAGGTGCTGCTGATCGAGCAGAAGACCGGTGTGCTGTTCGAGACGCCGCGCGGGCTCGTCAAGAGACGTTCGGGCAAGGAAGAGGAGGTGCCGTTCCAGATGGCACGCTCGGCCGAGGCGCTGCATGCGCGCCTGCGTCAGGTCTGCAAGAGCGAACAGGTCGAGCTGGACGCGCTGCTCTACTGCCCCGACTATACGGTGAAGGAACCGGGCAGCGCGGGAATCGACCCGGCGCGAATCGTCGACGCCGCGCGCAAGGATCGCCTGCTCGACACGATCCGCGCGATCCTGCCCGCGACCGGCGAGGTGCTGACGGCCAAGGCCAGGATCCACCGCTTTCTCAGCGATACGCTGGAGCTGGTGCCCGAAGTGCACGCGGTGGTCGGCGAGGCGGCGGTGCTCTCCACGCGGCTTTCCGGCGGTCTCGCGCATTGGGCACGCAGGCTCGAGTTCGAGCCGTTTCGGCTGCGCGTGATCGGCACCGCAGGCTCGGGCAAGACCCAGCTCGCGCTGGCGGTCTATCGCGATGCCGTCGCACAGAGCCGGCGTCCGCTCTATGTCTGCTACAACCGGCCGCTTGCCGATCACGTCGCGCTCATCGCCCCCGAGGGCGGCGAGATCGCAACCTATCATCAGCTCGGCGATCGCATCGCGCGGACACGAGGCGAGCCTCCCGATTTCCGCCAGCCCGGCGCCTTCGCTCACCTGGAGGCGCTGCTCGATGTGCATCGGCCGGACGCGGCGCAGCAGTACGACGAGCTGATCGTCGACGAGGGACAGGACTTTCATGCGCAATGGGCGCGCAACTTGCTGCGCTTCCTGCGTCCCGGCGGTCGCGCCTGGTGGCTGGAAGACCCGATGCAGAATCTGTACGGACGTGCGCCGATACCGCTCGAGGGCTGGGTGACACTGCGCTCCAGAGTGAACTATCGCAGCCCCAAGGACGTGCTCGAGACGCTCAACCGCGTGCTGCCGCTCGACCACCCGCTCGAAGCGGGGAGCCCGCTTGCCGGTTCGGAGGTCGACATCGCAACCTACGCCGACAGCCGCGAGCTGATCGCAAAAACGATCAGCGCGGTCACCCGCTGCATCGGCCTCGGCTTCACGCGTGCGCACGTCGCCGTCGTCACTTATCGCGGGCGCGAGCATTCGCAGCTCGCGTCCCACGATCGGCTCGGACCCTACCGGCTGCGCGCCCCCACCGGCCAGTACGATCTGCTCGGCAATGCGACCTTCACCGAAGGCGACGTACTGATCGACTCGGTGCACCGCTTCAAGGGCCGCGCCTCGCCCTGCGTCGTGTTCACCGAAATCGATTTCGAGGCGCTGGACGATGCGGCCGCGCGGCGGCTGTTCGTCGGCGCGACCCGCGCGACCATGAAGCTCGTGCTGATCGTCTCGGAGCGCACGGCGCATCTGTTGCAGGACCGCCTGCCGCCGACCCGCTGA
- the cysC gene encoding adenylyl-sulfate kinase, whose protein sequence is MLLLDDSRLPGGSAGGVERQHSGICVWFTGLSGSGKSTTALALHELLIASGRYVTILDGDVVRASLSTGLGYSRADRDTNVRRIGFVAAEIVRHGGIVLCPVISPYRATRAEVRGMFEPGRFVEVFVDCPLAVCEARDVKGLYAAARAGRIRQFTGIDDPYELPLDPELVMSTVTESRERNVRAIVDLLVQRQAIRALAPGTQPKSSDAAA, encoded by the coding sequence ATGCTGCTCTTGGACGATAGCCGCTTGCCGGGCGGCAGCGCTGGCGGCGTGGAACGCCAGCACTCCGGAATCTGTGTCTGGTTCACCGGGCTCAGCGGTTCGGGCAAGTCCACCACCGCCCTGGCGCTGCACGAGCTGCTGATCGCCAGCGGCCGCTACGTCACGATCCTGGATGGCGACGTCGTTCGGGCGTCCCTGTCGACGGGCCTGGGCTACAGCCGCGCGGACCGGGATACCAATGTCCGGCGCATCGGATTCGTGGCCGCCGAGATCGTACGCCACGGCGGCATCGTGCTGTGTCCCGTGATCAGTCCCTATCGCGCGACACGCGCCGAAGTGCGCGGCATGTTCGAACCCGGCCGGTTCGTCGAAGTGTTCGTCGATTGTCCGCTTGCGGTGTGCGAGGCTCGGGACGTGAAAGGCCTGTACGCGGCGGCCCGGGCCGGCCGCATCCGGCAGTTCACGGGAATCGACGATCCTTACGAACTGCCGCTCGATCCGGAACTGGTCATGTCGACCGTAACCGAAAGCCGCGAACGCAACGTGCGGGCCATCGTCGACCTTCTCGTGCAGCGGCAAGCAATCCGCGCGCTGGCGCCCGGCACCCAGCCGAAGTCCTCCGACGCAGCCGCTTAG
- the phnG gene encoding phosphonate C-P lyase system protein PhnG, whose amino-acid sequence MATLARAPLDMLEAGFKFLPVPGYTWLRRPETGLYMVRGRVGGSGNRFNLGEVSVTRCVLRLHEHHVGIGYVLGRSHRHAELTALADAMLQSEAHRKAVRNILLAPIQRHLDDERRRMARKVAATRVDFLTVARESSALATDPAAEGGGTHVGDAA is encoded by the coding sequence ATGGCGACGCTCGCCCGCGCGCCGCTCGACATGCTGGAGGCGGGATTCAAGTTCCTGCCCGTGCCGGGCTACACGTGGCTGCGCCGTCCCGAAACCGGCCTCTACATGGTGCGTGGGCGTGTCGGCGGCAGCGGCAACCGCTTCAATCTCGGGGAAGTGAGCGTGACCCGCTGCGTGCTGCGCCTGCACGAACATCACGTGGGCATCGGCTACGTGCTCGGCCGCTCGCACCGGCACGCCGAGCTGACCGCGCTCGCCGACGCCATGCTGCAGTCGGAGGCGCATCGGAAAGCCGTGCGTAACATCCTGCTCGCTCCCATCCAGCGTCACCTCGACGACGAGCGGCGTCGTATGGCGCGCAAGGTGGCTGCGACCCGCGTGGATTTCCTCACCGTGGCGCGGGAAAGCTCGGCGCTTGCCACGGACCCCGCTGCCGAGGGCGGGGGAACGCACGTCGGGGACGCGGCATGA
- the phnH gene encoding phosphonate C-P lyase system protein PhnH translates to MRPQMELASIGRGFADPVFESQAVFRRALHALSRPGEIVEIDCRAELPECLPRAAGALLLVLLDQDTRLWLARSPAGERAAAYLRFHTGCVLVSDPADADVAFVATARDLPSLAAFAIGTEEHPERSATLLIQVDTLAPHGGWTLRGPGIAECALLASGGLDTRFVREWSALQRLFPRGIDCFLASGDRLAGLPRTTRIEA, encoded by the coding sequence ATGAGGCCGCAGATGGAGCTGGCCAGTATCGGGCGCGGGTTCGCCGACCCTGTGTTCGAGAGCCAGGCCGTATTCCGCCGCGCGCTGCACGCACTTTCGCGCCCGGGCGAGATCGTGGAGATCGACTGCCGGGCCGAGTTGCCCGAATGCCTTCCCCGCGCCGCGGGCGCGCTGCTGCTGGTGCTGCTCGATCAGGACACGCGCTTGTGGCTCGCCCGCTCGCCCGCGGGCGAGCGGGCCGCAGCGTACTTGCGCTTCCACACCGGGTGCGTACTGGTGAGCGATCCGGCCGATGCGGACGTGGCCTTCGTCGCTACGGCTCGCGACCTGCCTTCGCTTGCCGCGTTCGCGATCGGAACCGAAGAGCATCCGGAGCGCTCGGCGACGCTGCTGATCCAGGTCGACACGCTCGCGCCGCACGGCGGCTGGACGCTGCGCGGCCCGGGCATCGCCGAATGCGCATTGCTCGCATCCGGCGGGCTGGATACGCGATTCGTGCGCGAATGGAGCGCTCTGCAGCGCCTCTTCCCGCGCGGCATCGATTGCTTTCTCGCAAGCGGCGACCGGTTGGCCGGCCTGCCGCGCACCACCCGCATCGAGGCGTGA